A single Saccharolobus shibatae B12 DNA region contains:
- a CDS encoding TorD/DmsD family molecular chaperone encodes MSVSVLLNVRHALYDLFADLFLYKFGEDDYKQLLEKIDVVDRELGKQLEEVMGIRVNEIKRVFSETKRSDYLLEYSTLFLSGFGVKPLLPVESKRLFQLIGEKVATFKYTDVIRFYKSKGIVMKFSSQFNPEPDHVSSIFAFMSLLIEEEYEHRSEGRDPFKIVQDEKNFALTHIFSWIPDWINDVINDPRSNIYKIVCSELAKFLEFERKYLGVN; translated from the coding sequence TTGTCAGTTTCCGTCTTGTTAAACGTTAGGCATGCGTTATACGATTTATTCGCGGATCTCTTCCTTTATAAGTTTGGAGAAGATGACTATAAACAGCTCTTGGAGAAGATTGACGTAGTGGATAGAGAACTAGGTAAACAATTGGAAGAGGTTATGGGGATAAGAGTTAATGAAATAAAAAGGGTTTTTAGTGAGACTAAAAGGTCAGATTATCTGTTGGAATACTCAACATTATTCCTTTCTGGATTTGGAGTTAAACCCTTGTTGCCAGTGGAAAGTAAGAGATTATTTCAGCTTATAGGAGAGAAAGTTGCCACTTTCAAGTACACTGACGTTATCAGGTTCTACAAATCCAAGGGGATTGTTATGAAATTCTCATCCCAATTTAATCCTGAACCTGATCACGTTTCTTCTATTTTCGCATTCATGTCTTTGCTTATTGAGGAGGAGTATGAGCACAGAAGTGAAGGAAGAGATCCGTTTAAAATAGTACAAGATGAGAAGAATTTCGCACTAACCCATATTTTCTCGTGGATTCCCGATTGGATCAATGACGTAATTAACGATCCGAGATCAAATATATACAAAATTGTATGTTCTGAATTGGCTAAGTTTCTTGAATTTGAGAGAAAATATTTAGGTGTAAATTAA
- a CDS encoding 4Fe-4S binding protein, with translation MLNAGLIVSKKAREIIGDEILKEVFEEAKLSYVAEMGDYIIDDVKNNELKALLVVSENGRERWMEDIDQKLGISPLAILIIPPSWFKDKTKEYVFTLLTAYSLRVELMDLAYRVQPTPTSSVSRRSLLKLKTYEYKPYPVLFDEVHAEREINRAIESCPQGLIVKAPEGPSVGYPERCSVCGYCSASSYLGYLEIPTATTDQVVSFINAIVNYYEDKQAALLFTDSIMDEVPEGIFPFLMPCTAGVHDSFVLASCAAGITPIVHVSSKCGSRDIALKRLDELPSHFPGTSFTISKAKDDEELKSTLLSIKWTQLSRSEIPLDVILQRSRRRALLIWSIEEMSKKVKLNEDDVVPEVYNVEVDPNKCVLCGVCVRACQMLVPELKGNNTLELSYNIPYCIGSQRCVRNCPEKAVVVTGFAKISDLKKKVVNKAEVAKCRFCGKPLGSEKIKTKVDTLLIQYGFAGTAQYTDVCNECKQKILTKIWLEKLLSGKK, from the coding sequence ATGTTAAACGCTGGATTAATAGTATCGAAAAAAGCTAGGGAGATAATAGGGGATGAGATACTAAAGGAGGTTTTTGAAGAGGCTAAACTATCTTATGTTGCTGAGATGGGCGATTACATAATAGATGACGTTAAGAATAATGAGCTGAAAGCTTTGTTAGTAGTTAGTGAAAATGGAAGAGAAAGATGGATGGAGGATATAGATCAGAAGTTAGGAATTTCGCCACTAGCTATTCTTATAATACCTCCGAGCTGGTTTAAAGATAAGACTAAGGAGTACGTTTTTACCTTACTTACGGCATATTCTTTGAGAGTAGAATTAATGGATTTAGCTTATAGAGTTCAACCTACTCCCACTTCCTCGGTCTCCAGAAGATCACTGCTTAAATTGAAAACATACGAATACAAACCATACCCAGTACTATTCGATGAAGTTCACGCAGAAAGGGAAATAAATAGAGCGATTGAGTCTTGCCCTCAAGGATTAATAGTTAAAGCTCCAGAAGGTCCATCAGTGGGTTATCCAGAGAGATGCAGTGTATGTGGTTATTGCTCCGCGAGTTCATACTTAGGGTATCTTGAAATTCCAACAGCGACTACGGATCAAGTAGTGAGTTTCATTAATGCAATAGTTAACTACTATGAGGATAAACAAGCTGCATTATTGTTTACAGACTCAATAATGGACGAGGTACCAGAAGGCATATTCCCATTCTTAATGCCTTGTACTGCAGGAGTTCACGACTCCTTCGTTCTTGCATCATGTGCCGCTGGAATAACTCCTATAGTTCACGTTTCATCAAAATGTGGAAGTAGGGATATTGCGTTAAAGAGATTAGACGAATTACCATCTCATTTTCCCGGTACTAGTTTCACCATTAGTAAGGCTAAAGATGACGAGGAGCTTAAAAGCACACTCCTCTCTATTAAGTGGACACAACTTAGTAGATCCGAAATACCCCTAGACGTTATTTTACAGCGTAGTAGGAGAAGAGCGCTCCTAATATGGTCCATAGAAGAGATGTCGAAAAAGGTTAAATTAAACGAAGACGATGTTGTCCCAGAAGTTTATAACGTAGAGGTGGATCCAAACAAGTGCGTATTATGTGGAGTGTGTGTAAGGGCTTGTCAAATGTTAGTTCCCGAATTAAAGGGTAATAATACTTTAGAGTTAAGCTATAATATACCTTATTGTATTGGTTCACAACGATGTGTTAGGAATTGCCCAGAGAAAGCCGTAGTAGTAACTGGTTTCGCCAAGATTTCTGACCTTAAAAAGAAAGTTGTAAATAAGGCAGAGGTGGCAAAGTGTAGATTCTGTGGAAAACCATTGGGTTCAGAGAAGATCAAGACTAAGGTTGATACTCTACTAATACAATATGGATTCGCTGGAACTGCACAGTATACTGATGTCTGCAATGAATGTAAGCAAAAAATATTAACTAAGATCTGGTTGGAGAAATTGTTAAGTGGTAAGAAATGA
- a CDS encoding 4Fe-4S dicluster domain-containing protein, translated as MSSPQNTTTPQIKLDIRQGGVQHAPPFSLKANYAIITDLNKCFGCGGCQMSCKEWNTSGMFGPIPDLNPYGELDVMFWLRVLYVEVGTYPQTKVYNIPINCFHCINAPCTEVCPVGATFKRTEDGIVLVDYEECIGTKYCIYACPYGNRFFDYVEGVTKKCTHCFDRIYDPTLPPEERIPACIHGCMVQARIWANILDPTDPGTILFYDKGGFVMGPETGAQPASGYLPWRSKYAESDVQLLSEAEYYNVWTANGVVQLGAQGNNSTYTEGNGSNSNSSS; from the coding sequence ATGTCTTCTCCCCAAAATACGACTACACCCCAAATTAAATTAGATATAAGACAAGGTGGGGTTCAACATGCTCCACCGTTCAGCTTAAAGGCAAACTACGCCATAATAACGGATTTAAACAAGTGCTTTGGTTGTGGAGGCTGCCAGATGTCATGTAAGGAATGGAACACATCGGGAATGTTTGGACCAATACCAGATCTAAATCCATACGGAGAATTAGACGTCATGTTCTGGCTAAGAGTACTCTATGTAGAAGTGGGAACATATCCCCAGACAAAGGTCTACAACATACCAATAAACTGCTTCCACTGCATAAATGCACCTTGTACCGAAGTTTGTCCAGTAGGTGCTACATTCAAGAGGACTGAGGATGGTATAGTTTTAGTTGACTATGAAGAATGTATAGGGACTAAATACTGTATTTATGCATGCCCATACGGGAACAGATTCTTCGATTATGTAGAAGGCGTTACAAAGAAGTGTACCCATTGCTTCGATAGGATTTATGATCCTACATTACCACCAGAGGAGAGAATACCAGCGTGTATCCACGGATGTATGGTTCAAGCAAGAATTTGGGCTAATATCCTAGACCCAACTGACCCTGGTACGATCTTATTCTACGATAAAGGAGGATTTGTAATGGGGCCTGAAACTGGAGCACAGCCTGCAAGTGGCTATTTACCATGGCGTAGCAAATACGCTGAAAGTGATGTCCAATTACTTAGTGAGGCTGAGTATTATAACGTATGGACTGCTAATGGCGTTGTACAACTTGGAGCTCAAGGGAACAACTCTACATATACTGAAGGTAATGGCTCAAATTCTAATTCAAGTTCATAA
- a CDS encoding twin-arginine translocation signal domain-containing protein has protein sequence MLKLSRRDFLKISGATAVATALILGGNSVAKRIFDSVSETNYTLNYPSDEIVYTNCFQCLGRCAIEVVRTPTGFPRYVTGTIGWHINDGGVCPRGAADVFYYFAPSRLRYPLLRAGERGSGKWIAVDYDTAFDILVNGTSAQSWSKLGLNPQQLGIGNFPGLLKIRETNPHALAFWEGRDQLIPAITGGYFSANFGTANAAAHGGFCSMNVYTAGVYVTGAPVWEYAGPDEERSQYFILAGLAGDHFPNWMRRIIARIRENGGKALTIAPERYGFYSVSDEHLFVNPASDGALAMGWIRVLVDFHYYVYKVSQGQRVLNPITLQPVQQAVDPASGQLWMQTITTSGQVVTLSSLGDIPSTAVFPHIDEEFLRYYTNLSWLVIVNSNPQNGDCLDPTDPTAENNVGLHVRMPVSNPQYSSNNPWLEAIMGSDGNVYAYVDTPWQKGVMPVLTLDELPQNMQSQIVQVPYKLKNGTVVKVPAIQVTVPKALGSQETITLTATTAFELLRAELFNYDPYTPSSQTPQYGALNVASVTGIPHQTVVRIANEIANVAFQKAIYEPAKWVDYLGRFHDHVIGRPVSIYFMRGLAAHANGFMSAASLYYLVLMVGAWDNPGADLYKYPYPHYFPGHAVPPHPLANAPQIDPSVASAIQGLNLTIPKGRSGFLKTEYIYNDGTVDIKNVTVVGAGPYGFPDGPDDLVIYKTGRPLLVDRGYSWELPLTTQRSISAVVPTSYLMNKYPKQVIPYTINAMMWYITSPFWNNAYNLAEVLQMVTEKDSNGNYIIPFTVSYDLFMHETDNVVDLIMPDLSFLEVYGFHSTFDRPTSLPQGPSDSLNWPALPSLYPVLSTGDTLLTLLWILRAYPSQNTIDPTKNPFYTTQDPITGGDLVSPITLHDPITGTTILQQGQPGLISTGMFILKQGILLAGYGDKFQYILTDANGKQSPNPQQLKLYASSVPNNSTQDAVINQILSSVPSGQTFSTAPTYKIGTSNRSSGIEHYFRIPVEFQPKLQSMLQTIINKYAAGNMTLDDINPGYVKVGKGGAVYVLPPSIRYMRNVNMFYFLGWGAYMPGAYGSIGLPYLHRIYLEYLQKFRLAAAGKWTGYNAAYYYYYLKTKNSSFLVRSQLPNDSYGQALQKNILDYFRPFGGYYPVPAWQSDITSDGIDLSQYPLTFFVRRHDRMYHSWSYVVPWLTAIMPYTPVMLSAADPYVKSMGIQSGDMVQFEAVNQPSSGGQRTTITAIAFLDNATRPGTAWVIVSSQALPGFRSQATNSPQVKYSILNNWANISYMPPSRGGILDPVKDNAFPILYLDPITGQTSWHDSRIRIVGKSASTQVQVVSNKFTYMGQDFSNQDILSVIVSQMGGQITVNNTPSQPTFAQPIDIPHLRFDVNNITSTSLWSYVAPGSLAPTYTIGQYKIRYGFATEPSSS, from the coding sequence ATGTTAAAGTTAAGTAGAAGGGACTTTCTCAAGATATCTGGTGCAACTGCTGTAGCAACTGCGTTAATTTTAGGAGGTAATAGTGTAGCGAAGAGGATATTTGATAGTGTTTCTGAGACGAATTACACTCTTAATTATCCTAGTGACGAAATCGTATACACTAATTGTTTCCAATGCTTAGGTAGGTGTGCAATAGAAGTAGTTAGGACTCCTACAGGTTTCCCCAGATATGTGACTGGAACAATAGGATGGCACATAAATGATGGAGGAGTTTGTCCAAGAGGTGCAGCTGATGTCTTCTATTACTTTGCTCCGTCTAGACTTAGATATCCCTTACTGAGAGCAGGAGAAAGGGGTTCTGGAAAGTGGATCGCTGTTGACTACGATACCGCGTTTGATATATTGGTAAATGGTACATCTGCACAAAGTTGGAGTAAACTGGGATTAAATCCCCAACAATTAGGCATTGGAAACTTCCCTGGATTGCTTAAAATTAGAGAAACAAATCCACATGCTTTAGCATTTTGGGAAGGAAGAGATCAATTAATACCCGCTATAACGGGTGGATATTTCTCAGCAAATTTCGGTACAGCAAACGCAGCAGCTCACGGTGGTTTCTGCTCAATGAATGTTTACACTGCTGGAGTTTACGTTACCGGCGCTCCAGTATGGGAGTATGCAGGGCCAGATGAGGAAAGATCACAATACTTTATTTTAGCCGGGCTAGCTGGAGATCATTTCCCTAACTGGATGAGAAGGATAATTGCTAGAATAAGGGAGAATGGTGGAAAGGCGCTCACAATAGCCCCCGAGAGGTATGGATTTTATTCAGTTTCTGATGAACATCTCTTCGTTAATCCGGCATCAGATGGAGCACTAGCAATGGGTTGGATAAGGGTTCTTGTTGATTTCCACTATTACGTATACAAGGTTTCTCAAGGACAAAGAGTACTTAACCCAATAACGTTACAGCCAGTCCAACAAGCTGTAGATCCGGCCTCTGGTCAATTATGGATGCAAACAATAACCACATCCGGTCAAGTAGTAACTCTATCAAGTTTAGGTGATATTCCCTCTACAGCAGTATTCCCACATATTGATGAAGAATTCTTAAGGTATTACACTAACTTATCTTGGCTAGTAATTGTAAACTCAAATCCACAAAACGGTGACTGTTTAGATCCCACAGATCCTACAGCTGAGAATAACGTGGGACTTCACGTAAGAATGCCCGTAAGTAATCCACAGTATAGTAGTAATAATCCTTGGCTAGAAGCAATAATGGGAAGCGATGGTAATGTTTATGCGTATGTTGACACTCCATGGCAGAAAGGTGTTATGCCAGTACTTACTTTAGATGAGTTACCACAAAATATGCAATCACAGATCGTTCAAGTACCTTATAAACTAAAGAACGGAACAGTAGTAAAAGTACCAGCCATTCAGGTTACCGTTCCTAAAGCTTTAGGTTCTCAAGAGACAATTACCTTAACGGCTACTACGGCATTTGAGTTATTAAGGGCTGAGTTATTTAACTACGACCCATACACACCCTCATCACAAACTCCACAATATGGTGCACTAAACGTCGCATCAGTTACTGGAATTCCACATCAAACTGTAGTGAGAATTGCTAATGAGATTGCTAATGTTGCTTTCCAAAAGGCGATATACGAACCAGCTAAGTGGGTAGACTATTTAGGAAGATTCCATGACCACGTGATAGGTAGGCCAGTTTCAATTTACTTCATGAGAGGTTTAGCTGCTCATGCAAATGGTTTTATGAGTGCTGCATCGCTTTACTACTTAGTGTTAATGGTAGGTGCGTGGGATAACCCGGGCGCTGATCTGTACAAATATCCTTATCCGCACTACTTCCCCGGTCACGCAGTACCACCGCATCCCTTGGCTAATGCTCCACAAATAGACCCAAGTGTTGCAAGTGCGATACAAGGGCTAAATCTAACAATACCCAAGGGTAGGAGTGGGTTCTTGAAAACTGAATACATATATAATGATGGAACAGTAGATATAAAGAATGTAACTGTGGTAGGAGCTGGGCCCTATGGATTTCCAGATGGGCCAGATGATTTAGTAATTTATAAGACTGGAAGACCATTATTAGTAGACAGAGGTTATTCTTGGGAACTACCACTAACAACGCAGAGGTCTATTTCAGCTGTAGTACCTACCTCATATCTTATGAACAAGTATCCAAAGCAAGTTATACCATATACGATAAATGCCATGATGTGGTACATAACATCACCGTTCTGGAATAACGCATATAATCTTGCAGAAGTTCTTCAAATGGTAACTGAAAAAGATAGCAATGGAAATTACATCATTCCATTTACAGTCTCATACGACTTGTTCATGCATGAAACCGATAACGTCGTTGATCTAATTATGCCAGACTTATCATTCCTTGAAGTATATGGTTTCCACAGTACCTTTGATAGACCCACTTCATTACCTCAAGGTCCTTCTGATTCGTTGAACTGGCCCGCATTACCCTCATTATACCCCGTATTAAGTACTGGTGACACTCTATTAACATTACTATGGATATTAAGGGCATATCCAAGCCAGAATACAATAGACCCCACGAAGAACCCATTCTATACAACTCAAGATCCTATCACGGGTGGAGACCTGGTTAGCCCTATAACGTTGCATGACCCAATCACCGGAACTACAATTCTACAACAAGGTCAGCCCGGATTAATATCCACCGGAATGTTCATATTAAAGCAAGGGATATTATTGGCAGGTTATGGTGACAAGTTCCAGTACATTTTGACAGACGCTAATGGTAAACAATCACCCAATCCTCAGCAATTAAAGCTCTACGCCTCATCAGTACCAAACAATTCAACGCAAGATGCTGTAATAAATCAGATACTAAGTAGTGTACCCAGTGGACAAACATTTTCCACGGCTCCAACTTACAAGATTGGCACTAGCAATAGATCAAGCGGAATAGAACATTACTTTAGGATTCCAGTAGAGTTTCAACCTAAGTTACAATCAATGTTACAGACCATAATCAATAAATACGCTGCAGGAAACATGACATTGGACGATATCAATCCCGGTTATGTTAAAGTAGGAAAAGGAGGGGCAGTATACGTATTACCACCTTCAATAAGATACATGAGAAACGTTAATATGTTCTACTTCCTTGGATGGGGAGCTTACATGCCCGGAGCTTATGGATCAATAGGTCTACCATACTTACATAGAATATACTTAGAATACTTACAGAAGTTTAGATTAGCCGCTGCTGGAAAATGGACTGGTTATAATGCTGCCTATTACTACTACTATCTAAAAACTAAGAATAGCAGCTTCCTAGTAAGATCACAGCTTCCTAATGATAGTTATGGTCAAGCTCTACAAAAGAATATTCTAGATTACTTCAGACCATTTGGTGGTTACTATCCCGTACCGGCATGGCAGTCAGATATAACTTCTGATGGAATAGATCTAAGTCAGTATCCGTTAACCTTCTTCGTTAGAAGACATGATAGAATGTACCATTCGTGGTCTTACGTAGTACCATGGTTAACTGCAATAATGCCATACACACCAGTAATGCTAAGTGCAGCAGATCCCTATGTTAAGAGCATGGGAATCCAAAGTGGTGATATGGTACAGTTTGAAGCAGTTAACCAACCGTCTAGCGGAGGACAAAGAACTACTATTACCGCAATTGCCTTCTTAGATAACGCAACAAGGCCAGGTACGGCATGGGTGATCGTATCGTCGCAAGCCTTACCAGGCTTTAGAAGCCAAGCAACCAATTCACCACAGGTTAAATATAGCATACTTAACAATTGGGCTAATATCTCTTATATGCCTCCATCCAGAGGTGGAATATTAGATCCTGTGAAAGATAATGCGTTCCCAATATTATATCTTGATCCAATTACTGGACAAACTTCATGGCATGATAGTAGAATAAGAATTGTGGGCAAAAGTGCATCAACACAAGTTCAAGTAGTCTCCAATAAGTTCACTTACATGGGCCAAGACTTTTCAAACCAAGATATACTTAGCGTAATAGTAAGCCAAATGGGAGGTCAAATAACAGTAAATAATACGCCATCACAACCAACATTTGCACAACCGATCGATATTCCACATCTGAGATTTGACGTTAATAATATTACGTCAACTAGTCTATGGAGTTATGTTGCACCTGGTTCGTTAGCCCCAACTTATACTATAGGGCAATATAAGATAAGATACGGGTTCGCAACAGAACCCTCTTCCTCTTAA
- a CDS encoding HEPN domain-containing protein, whose protein sequence is MGSYEKASLLCKRALSYLKVAKDIFNEGLYDVAATNCQISAELLIKSTYLFLGYTYPETHNIKKLLSDLANLTKLEEVSKLIKGKRKELNLVELSRFEGQYSLVNVDSEFTADCLDTVENSILTSSKENMGG, encoded by the coding sequence ATGGGTTCGTACGAAAAAGCATCTTTACTCTGCAAGAGAGCATTAAGTTATTTAAAAGTTGCTAAAGATATATTTAATGAAGGTCTTTATGATGTTGCTGCAACAAACTGCCAAATTTCTGCTGAACTGTTAATAAAGTCTACTTATCTATTTCTTGGATACACATATCCGGAAACTCATAATATTAAGAAACTTTTAAGTGATTTAGCTAACTTAACTAAACTAGAGGAGGTAAGCAAGCTAATTAAGGGAAAGAGAAAGGAGCTCAACTTAGTAGAGCTTAGCAGATTTGAAGGTCAGTATTCACTAGTTAATGTTGATTCAGAATTTACTGCAGATTGTTTAGATACAGTAGAAAATAGTATATTAACCTCTAGTAAAGAAAATATGGGGGGATAA
- a CDS encoding nucleotidyltransferase domain-containing protein: MVWGLDYIKYLENNWRKIVEEVKLVAKKFGKVDKVIVFGSVIKGKVTGSSDLDIAVFYDEELTDKEKIRRALEILNEVDEEVVVINIQVLVKSEEDFFLKFIGEYVEI; this comes from the coding sequence ATGGTGTGGGGACTAGATTATATAAAATACTTAGAAAACAACTGGAGGAAGATTGTTGAAGAGGTTAAATTAGTAGCTAAGAAGTTTGGAAAAGTTGATAAAGTAATAGTATTTGGGTCGGTAATTAAGGGAAAAGTAACTGGGAGTAGTGATTTGGACATAGCAGTATTTTATGACGAAGAGTTAACAGATAAGGAGAAGATAAGGAGAGCTCTAGAAATACTTAATGAAGTAGATGAGGAAGTAGTTGTGATAAATATTCAAGTACTTGTGAAAAGCGAAGAAGATTTCTTCTTAAAGTTTATTGGAGAATACGTAGAAATATAA
- a CDS encoding phospholipase C — protein sequence MKKLLILIILIPLLLISDTFHANTSMPIKHVIIIIEENHSFDNLFGTYPFGYPPIINNITLSVMWPDGLYDNYIQLEDTRNGVLGWLSVPTIPWLPLSYSHPYYANAYDTLDPSEGWTIYHGDYWFGKPIGFVFYSGTQSMAYFSYQQAGILWDYAEEYTLADAYFSPVLGLTEPNRVAYLTGFPPDFFSDEAYNVVPFNETIMYQLEKGNISWGYFVYDLNGIPWPLTAFTGINMTYIYDLSVFFKDLENGSLPAVSWVMFLGGNSDKYDMHPPYNVTASEMELVKVVNAVMESKSWNSSIIFITFDEGGGYYDHVVPPAINYYGLGQRVPLLIISPYAKEGYVDNYTISGYTLLAFIDYNWHLPWLTKYVENSDLQGLLQAFNFSSKPRSPIILSPNNWTYPIPLQHPIHYGYIAVVTNDYKSYATVYPAPSLKYILPLEIVGIILIIGRKKLLTPIGLIVLLIVLGISTYYYTFYNLYSFVAEFYVYSSLIGVLGGTALLVRRRKK from the coding sequence ATGAAAAAGTTGTTAATTCTAATAATACTAATCCCACTTTTATTGATAAGTGATACCTTCCATGCAAATACCTCAATGCCAATAAAACACGTTATTATAATAATAGAAGAGAATCACTCATTCGATAATTTATTTGGGACTTATCCATTTGGTTACCCACCAATTATAAACAATATTACGCTCTCTGTGATGTGGCCGGATGGACTATACGATAACTACATACAGCTTGAAGACACTAGAAACGGAGTCCTTGGTTGGTTATCAGTACCCACAATCCCTTGGTTACCATTGTCGTATTCCCATCCATATTACGCTAATGCTTATGATACACTAGATCCTTCTGAAGGTTGGACTATATACCATGGAGATTACTGGTTTGGAAAACCAATTGGTTTCGTATTTTACTCCGGTACACAGTCAATGGCCTACTTTTCTTATCAACAAGCGGGAATACTTTGGGATTACGCTGAGGAATACACGCTAGCTGATGCTTACTTCTCGCCGGTATTAGGATTGACTGAACCAAATAGGGTAGCTTATTTAACCGGATTTCCTCCTGACTTCTTCAGCGATGAAGCGTATAACGTAGTACCTTTCAACGAGACCATAATGTATCAGCTAGAGAAGGGTAATATAAGTTGGGGTTATTTCGTTTATGACCTTAATGGAATACCATGGCCTCTAACCGCATTTACGGGAATTAATATGACTTATATTTACGATTTATCAGTGTTCTTTAAGGATTTAGAGAATGGTAGCCTTCCAGCCGTTAGTTGGGTGATGTTCTTAGGAGGTAATAGCGATAAGTATGATATGCATCCGCCCTATAATGTTACTGCTAGTGAAATGGAACTTGTTAAAGTAGTTAATGCTGTAATGGAGAGTAAGTCTTGGAACTCCTCTATAATATTTATAACCTTTGATGAGGGCGGTGGGTATTATGATCACGTAGTTCCTCCTGCAATTAATTATTACGGGCTAGGGCAGAGAGTTCCGTTACTTATAATTTCACCTTATGCAAAGGAAGGTTACGTGGATAATTACACCATCTCCGGTTATACGTTACTGGCATTTATTGACTATAATTGGCATTTACCGTGGTTAACTAAATACGTGGAGAACAGTGACTTGCAAGGATTATTACAAGCGTTTAACTTCTCATCTAAGCCAAGATCCCCTATCATTCTCTCGCCAAATAATTGGACTTATCCGATTCCATTACAACATCCTATCCATTATGGTTACATTGCTGTAGTTACTAACGATTACAAAAGTTATGCTACAGTGTACCCTGCACCTTCATTGAAATATATATTGCCTCTAGAAATAGTCGGAATCATATTAATAATAGGGAGGAAAAAGTTACTGACTCCTATAGGTCTCATAGTGTTACTGATTGTGCTTGGAATTTCGACTTATTATTACACTTTTTATAATTTATATAGTTTCGTCGCTGAGTTTTACGTATATTCGTCACTGATAGGAGTACTTGGAGGAACAGCATTATTAGTTAGGAGGAGAAAGAAATGA
- a CDS encoding DUF2299 domain-containing protein, with translation MVSDTELFSWFKELGMKVEQIKSGDLYFHFTVSPPMGGLPVSVIRPRQDSTYYIVAVLLELDQEKLKNSPRLVEQIKKELLRMNVEFFFTPNDKEPKSIQVARLMFTDGLTKNEALNNVTLVKNSALLVLQLLNES, from the coding sequence ATGGTTAGTGATACTGAATTATTCAGTTGGTTTAAAGAGCTTGGGATGAAGGTAGAGCAAATTAAAAGCGGTGACCTATATTTTCACTTTACAGTATCACCTCCAATGGGCGGTCTTCCGGTGTCTGTTATAAGACCTAGACAAGATTCAACATACTACATAGTGGCTGTATTACTAGAGTTAGATCAAGAGAAATTAAAAAACAGTCCAAGATTAGTTGAACAAATCAAGAAAGAGTTATTGAGAATGAATGTAGAATTCTTCTTCACTCCTAATGATAAGGAACCGAAGTCGATTCAGGTGGCTAGGCTAATGTTTACAGATGGATTAACTAAAAACGAAGCCTTAAATAACGTAACTCTGGTTAAGAACTCGGCCTTATTAGTATTACAGCTTTTAAATGAAAGTTGA
- a CDS encoding HAD family hydrolase produces the protein MIPYIIDLDAIFDLSSIEIYRLITSSLSNVRHYPPKDLLKTVIGDLDISKFKPYPDSQYLEELNYRARIYVVTNLPKIDAKSLLLRHNIDTFVQDVITPEDTNKYFPSKEVLMFISRKANSPLGSITFITPHIDYAILISNIGVRAILIRNLISLPKDIKVEIRKNLIELVEITAQHKVESGMGDSALRC, from the coding sequence ATGATACCATACATTATTGACTTAGATGCAATCTTCGATCTATCCTCTATTGAAATCTATAGACTAATCACTTCATCCCTCTCAAATGTAAGACACTATCCACCTAAGGATTTGCTGAAGACAGTAATAGGAGATCTCGATATTTCTAAATTTAAACCCTACCCTGACTCACAGTATTTAGAAGAGTTAAATTATAGGGCTAGAATTTACGTTGTAACTAACTTACCTAAAATAGACGCTAAATCACTTCTTTTAAGACATAACATAGACACATTCGTCCAAGACGTAATAACACCAGAGGACACTAATAAATACTTTCCCTCAAAAGAGGTCTTAATGTTCATATCCAGAAAAGCTAATTCACCATTAGGCTCAATTACTTTCATTACTCCCCATATAGATTACGCTATTCTTATAAGTAACATAGGTGTGAGAGCTATTTTAATTCGTAACTTAATATCATTGCCCAAAGACATAAAGGTAGAGATAAGGAAGAATCTAATTGAGTTGGTTGAGATTACAGCACAACATAAGGTGGAGTCTGGAATGGGGGATTCAGCGTTGAGGTGTTAG
- a CDS encoding CopG family transcriptional regulator, giving the protein MPSLNYIKQNKKPSCPFGRHCFTDSSVCGHIGEYAECPQRLEDKIHAEMKEGVYRGDDPYTLFRRVRKE; this is encoded by the coding sequence ATGCCTAGTTTAAACTATATTAAACAAAATAAAAAACCTTCGTGCCCATTTGGAAGGCACTGCTTTACAGACTCCTCAGTTTGTGGACATATAGGTGAATATGCGGAATGCCCGCAAAGACTTGAGGACAAAATCCATGCCGAAATGAAGGAAGGAGTATACAGAGGAGACGACCCCTACACGCTCTTCAGGAGGGTGAGGAAGGAATGA